The following proteins come from a genomic window of Streptomyces liliiviolaceus:
- a CDS encoding phosphatidate cytidylyltransferase, with protein sequence MNDSSWGAPPQAGYWGPSDQGPVQGDAPAGPAYDAHHAQQTRPMPIVPDVPAHGGDQDDDRGAARTGGPLFRDETTPPSTPSPFQTSSQHPQHPQHPQHPQHPLNQQEPMTSAAQPAPAPQKKSAGRDLGAAIGVGVGLGVVIVASLFVVKAVFVGVITVAVVVGLWELTSRLAERKDIKAPLVPLALGGAAMVVAGYVRGPEGAWVAMALTALAVLVWRMTEPPEGYLKDVTAGVFAAFYIPFLATFVAMMLTADDGAWRVLTFLLLAVVSDTGAYAVGWRFGTHKLAPRISPGKTREGLLGAVAFAMVAGALCMQFLIDDGTWWQGLIVGFAVAASATLGDLGESMIKRDLGIKDMGTLLPGHGGIMDRLDSLLPTAPVVWLLLVLFVGSG encoded by the coding sequence ATGAACGACTCTTCCTGGGGGGCACCGCCACAAGCCGGGTACTGGGGGCCGTCCGACCAGGGGCCTGTCCAGGGGGATGCCCCGGCGGGTCCCGCGTACGATGCGCACCACGCGCAGCAGACTCGCCCCATGCCCATCGTGCCCGACGTACCCGCGCATGGCGGAGACCAGGATGACGACCGGGGGGCTGCTCGGACGGGCGGCCCCCTGTTCCGCGACGAGACGACGCCCCCGTCGACGCCGTCGCCGTTCCAGACTTCGTCGCAGCATCCGCAGCATCCGCAGCATCCGCAGCATCCGCAGCATCCGCTGAATCAGCAGGAGCCCATGACCAGCGCCGCACAGCCCGCACCCGCGCCGCAGAAGAAGAGCGCGGGCCGCGACCTCGGCGCTGCCATAGGGGTCGGGGTCGGGCTCGGCGTGGTGATCGTCGCGTCGCTGTTCGTCGTCAAGGCCGTCTTCGTCGGTGTCATAACGGTCGCCGTCGTCGTCGGTCTGTGGGAGCTCACGTCGAGGCTCGCGGAGCGCAAGGACATCAAGGCGCCGCTCGTGCCGCTGGCGCTGGGCGGTGCGGCGATGGTCGTCGCCGGCTACGTCCGAGGGCCCGAGGGCGCCTGGGTCGCCATGGCGCTCACCGCGCTCGCGGTCCTGGTCTGGCGGATGACGGAACCGCCCGAGGGCTACCTCAAGGACGTCACCGCGGGGGTCTTCGCGGCCTTCTACATCCCGTTCCTCGCCACCTTCGTGGCGATGATGCTCACCGCGGACGACGGCGCGTGGCGGGTCCTGACGTTCCTGTTGCTGGCCGTGGTCAGTGACACGGGCGCGTACGCCGTCGGGTGGCGCTTCGGCACGCACAAGCTCGCCCCCCGCATCAGTCCCGGCAAGACCCGCGAGGGCCTGCTCGGTGCGGTCGCCTTCGCGATGGTGGCGGGCGCGCTGTGCATGCAGTTCCTCATCGACGACGGCACCTGGTGGCAGGGCCTGATCGTCGGCTTCGCGGTCGCGGCCAGCGCCACGCTCGGCGACCTCGGCGAGTCGATGATCAAGCGGGACCTGGGCATCAAGGACATGGGCACCCTGCTCCCGGGCCACGGCGGGATCATGGACCGACTGGACTCGCTGCTGCCCACCGCCCCCGTGGTGTGGCTGCTGCTGGTGCTCTTCGTCGGATCGGGCTGA
- the frr gene encoding ribosome recycling factor, with product MIEETLLEAEEKMEKAVVVAKEDFAAIRTGRAHPAMFNKIVADYYGALTPINQLASFSVPEPRMAVVTPFDKSAMRNIEQAIRDSDLGVNPSNDGNIIRVVFPELTEERRKDYIKVARTKAEDSKISIRSVRRKAKDGIDKLIKDGEVGEDEGRRAEKELDDTTAKYVAQVDELLKHKEAELLEV from the coding sequence GTGATCGAAGAGACCCTCCTCGAAGCCGAGGAGAAGATGGAGAAGGCCGTCGTGGTCGCCAAGGAGGACTTCGCCGCGATCCGCACCGGTCGTGCGCACCCGGCGATGTTCAACAAGATCGTGGCGGACTACTACGGCGCGTTGACCCCGATCAACCAGCTGGCCTCGTTCTCGGTGCCCGAGCCGCGTATGGCCGTGGTGACCCCGTTCGACAAGAGCGCGATGCGCAACATCGAGCAGGCGATCCGCGACTCCGACCTCGGCGTCAACCCGAGCAACGACGGCAACATCATCCGGGTGGTGTTCCCCGAGCTCACCGAGGAGCGCCGCAAGGACTACATCAAGGTGGCCCGCACCAAGGCCGAGGACTCCAAGATCTCGATCCGTTCCGTACGCCGCAAGGCCAAGGACGGCATCGACAAGCTGATCAAGGACGGCGAGGTCGGCGAGGACGAGGGCCGCCGTGCGGAGAAGGAGCTCGACGACACCACCGCGAAGTACGTCGCGCAGGTGGACGAGCTGCTCAAGCACAAGGAAGCAGAGCTGCTCGAAGTCTGA
- the pyrH gene encoding UMP kinase, producing the protein MTTTKAADKDEKSDTGKGSGRFLLKLSGEAFAGGGALGVDPDVVHKMAREIAAVVRGGAQIAVVIGGGNFFRGAELQQRGMDRARSDYMGMLGTVMNCLALQDFLEKEGIDSRVQTAITMGQVAEPYIPLRAVRHLEKGRVVIFGAGMGMPYFSTDTTAAQRALEIDAEALLMGKNGVDGVYDSDPKTNPGAVKFDALSYGEVITRDLKVADMTAITLCRDNKLPILVFELLAEGNIARAVKGEKIGTLVGDQGSRA; encoded by the coding sequence ATGACCACCACCAAGGCCGCCGACAAGGACGAAAAGAGCGACACCGGCAAGGGCTCCGGCCGCTTTCTGCTGAAGCTTTCCGGTGAGGCGTTCGCCGGTGGCGGAGCGCTCGGCGTCGACCCCGACGTGGTGCACAAGATGGCCCGGGAGATCGCCGCGGTGGTCCGCGGTGGCGCCCAGATCGCCGTCGTCATCGGGGGCGGCAACTTCTTCCGGGGAGCCGAGCTCCAGCAGCGCGGCATGGACCGGGCCCGCTCCGACTACATGGGCATGCTCGGCACCGTCATGAACTGCCTCGCCCTCCAGGACTTCCTGGAGAAGGAGGGCATCGACTCGCGCGTGCAGACCGCCATCACCATGGGGCAGGTCGCCGAGCCGTACATCCCGCTGCGGGCCGTGCGGCACCTGGAGAAGGGCCGTGTGGTCATCTTCGGCGCCGGGATGGGCATGCCGTACTTCTCCACGGACACCACCGCCGCCCAGCGCGCGCTGGAGATCGACGCCGAAGCGCTGCTGATGGGCAAGAACGGTGTGGACGGGGTCTACGACTCCGACCCCAAGACCAACCCCGGAGCGGTCAAGTTCGACGCGCTCAGCTACGGCGAGGTCATCACCCGCGACCTCAAGGTCGCCGACATGACCGCGATCACGCTGTGCCGTGACAACAAGCTCCCGATCCTCGTCTTCGAGCTTCTCGCCGAGGGCAATATCGCTCGGGCGGTCAAGGGTGAGAAGATCGGCACGCTTGTGGGTGACCAGGGCAGTCGGGCCTGA
- the tsf gene encoding translation elongation factor Ts: protein MANYTAADVKKLRELTGAGMMDCKKALDEADGNVDKAVEALRIKGQKGVAKREGRSAENGAVVSIIADDNTAGVLVELKCETDFVAKGEKFQAVANQIAQHAAATSPADIQALLASEIESGKTVQAFVDEANANLGEKIVLDRFAQFSGAYVTAYMHRTMPDLPPQIGVLVELDKADAGLAKGIAQHIAAFAPKYLSREDVPAEVVESERRVAEETTRAEGKPEAALPKIVEGRVNGFFKEATLLGQPYALDNKKSVQKVLDEAGVTLKRFSRIKVGI, encoded by the coding sequence ATGGCGAACTACACCGCCGCCGACGTCAAGAAGCTCCGTGAGCTCACGGGCGCCGGCATGATGGACTGCAAGAAGGCGCTGGACGAGGCCGACGGCAACGTCGACAAGGCCGTCGAGGCGCTGCGCATCAAGGGCCAGAAGGGCGTCGCCAAGCGCGAGGGCCGCTCCGCCGAGAACGGCGCCGTGGTTTCCATCATCGCCGACGACAACACCGCCGGTGTCCTGGTCGAGCTGAAGTGCGAGACGGACTTCGTCGCCAAGGGCGAGAAGTTCCAGGCCGTCGCCAACCAGATCGCCCAGCACGCCGCCGCGACCTCCCCGGCCGACATCCAGGCGCTCCTCGCCTCGGAGATCGAGTCCGGCAAGACGGTCCAGGCGTTCGTCGACGAGGCCAACGCGAACCTGGGCGAGAAGATCGTCCTCGACCGCTTCGCCCAGTTCTCCGGCGCCTACGTGACCGCGTACATGCACCGCACCATGCCCGACCTGCCCCCGCAGATCGGTGTCCTGGTCGAGCTGGACAAGGCCGACGCCGGTCTTGCCAAGGGCATCGCGCAGCACATCGCCGCCTTCGCGCCGAAGTACCTCTCCCGTGAGGACGTTCCGGCCGAGGTCGTCGAGTCCGAGCGCCGCGTCGCCGAGGAGACCACGCGCGCCGAGGGCAAGCCCGAGGCCGCGCTCCCGAAGATCGTCGAGGGTCGCGTCAACGGCTTCTTCAAGGAGGCCACCCTCCTCGGTCAGCCGTACGCGCTCGACAACAAGAAGTCCGTCCAGAAGGTCCTGGACGAGGCCGGTGTCACCCTGAAGCGCTTCTCGCGCATCAAGGTCGGCATCTGA
- the rpsB gene encoding 30S ribosomal protein S2 — MAVVTMRELLESGVHFGHQTRRWNPKMKRFIFTERNGIYIIDLLQSLSYIDRAYEFVKETVAHGGTVMFVGTKKQAQEAIAEQATRVGMPYVNQRWLGGMLTNFSTVYKRLQRLKELEQIDFEDVAASGLTKKELLVLSREKAKLEKTLGGIREMSKVPSAVWIVDTKKEHIAVGEARKLNIPVVAILDTNCDPDEVDYKIPGNDDAIRSVTLLTRVIADAVAEGLIARSGAGKAAEGDKAAGEPLAAWERDLLEGGEKKADETAAEAPAAEAPAAEAPAAEAPAAEAPAAEAEAPAAAEAEVEKPAAAEQA, encoded by the coding sequence ATGGCCGTCGTCACGATGCGGGAGCTGCTGGAAAGCGGCGTCCACTTCGGTCACCAGACCCGTCGCTGGAACCCGAAGATGAAGCGCTTCATCTTCACCGAGCGCAACGGCATCTACATCATCGACCTGCTCCAGTCGCTGTCGTACATCGACCGCGCCTACGAGTTCGTCAAGGAGACCGTCGCCCACGGCGGCACGGTCATGTTCGTCGGCACGAAGAAGCAGGCGCAGGAGGCCATCGCCGAGCAGGCGACCCGCGTCGGCATGCCCTACGTGAACCAGCGCTGGCTGGGCGGCATGCTCACCAACTTCTCGACCGTCTACAAGCGTCTGCAGCGCCTCAAGGAGCTTGAGCAGATCGACTTCGAGGATGTGGCCGCGTCCGGCCTCACCAAGAAGGAGCTGCTCGTCCTCTCCCGCGAGAAGGCCAAGCTGGAGAAGACCCTCGGCGGTATCCGCGAGATGTCCAAGGTGCCCAGCGCCGTCTGGATCGTGGACACCAAGAAGGAGCACATCGCGGTCGGTGAGGCCCGGAAGCTCAACATCCCGGTCGTCGCCATCCTCGACACCAACTGCGACCCCGACGAGGTCGACTACAAGATTCCGGGCAACGACGACGCGATCCGCTCCGTCACCCTGCTCACCCGCGTGATCGCCGACGCCGTCGCCGAGGGCCTCATCGCCCGCTCCGGCGCCGGCAAGGCCGCCGAGGGTGACAAGGCCGCGGGCGAGCCGCTCGCCGCGTGGGAGCGCGACCTGCTTGAGGGCGGCGAGAAGAAGGCCGACGAGACCGCTGCCGAGGCGCCCGCTGCCGAGGCGCCCGCCGCCGAGGCTCCGGCCGCCGAGGCCCCCGCTGCCGAGGCCCCCGCCGCTGAGGCCGAGGCTCCCGCTGCCGCCGAGGCCGAGGTTGAGAAGCCGGCCGCGGCCGAGCAGGCCTGA
- a CDS encoding M23 family metallopeptidase, with the protein MRARAMAVRAMAVAAVLVLGLLLGLALGCGGPAAVARAGDPGAGAGGGPGNPGGPGGPGGADPPVPAVGSAWPVGSRPPVARGWEPPATVYGRGHRGVDLTAAPGTPVRAVAPGRVSFAGRVAGRGVVSVELTGTGTPPLRTTYGPVAATLKKGAEVTAGEVVGVLEPPTSHCPMSCLHWGLRRGDTYLDPLSLLPPWLLTRGPSRLLPVRGIPEPEPAAAPGE; encoded by the coding sequence GTGAGGGCGCGCGCCATGGCGGTGCGTGCCATGGCGGTGGCCGCCGTGCTGGTGCTCGGTCTCCTGCTGGGCCTCGCCCTCGGCTGCGGCGGGCCGGCGGCCGTCGCCCGCGCCGGCGACCCCGGCGCGGGTGCCGGTGGGGGTCCCGGGAATCCCGGGGGTCCCGGCGGTCCCGGCGGTGCGGACCCGCCGGTCCCCGCCGTCGGCAGCGCCTGGCCGGTGGGCTCGCGCCCGCCGGTGGCGCGGGGCTGGGAGCCGCCCGCGACCGTCTACGGCAGGGGCCACCGGGGCGTCGATCTCACCGCGGCCCCCGGCACCCCGGTCCGGGCCGTCGCACCGGGCCGCGTCTCCTTCGCCGGCCGGGTCGCGGGCCGCGGGGTCGTCTCGGTGGAGCTGACCGGCACGGGCACCCCGCCCCTGCGCACGACGTACGGGCCGGTGGCGGCGACGCTGAAGAAGGGCGCCGAGGTGACGGCGGGCGAGGTGGTCGGCGTACTGGAGCCGCCGACTTCCCACTGCCCGATGTCGTGCCTCCACTGGGGCCTGCGCCGCGGGGACACCTACCTGGACCCGCTGTCGCTGCTGCCCCCGTGGCTGCTGACCAGGGGCCCGTCACGTCTGCTGCCGGTCAGGGGCATCCCGGAACCGGAGCCGGCTGCGGCGCCGGGAGAGTAG
- a CDS encoding TetR/AcrR family transcriptional regulator, protein MAEHRSMQRAALLDAARSLLSEGGTEALTFPALAERTGLARSSVYEYFRSRAAVVEELCEVDFPLWAAEVETAMSLAATPEGKVEAYVRSQLALVGDRRHRAVVAISASELDAGAREKIRAAHGGLVAMIVEALRDMGHEQPRMAAMLLQGIADAAVRRIELGAAEEPGVITEAAVAMALRGVRG, encoded by the coding sequence GTGGCCGAGCACCGGTCGATGCAGCGAGCCGCCCTGCTGGACGCGGCGCGATCCCTGCTGTCCGAGGGCGGGACGGAGGCCCTGACGTTCCCGGCGCTCGCCGAGCGGACGGGTCTCGCGCGGTCCTCCGTGTACGAGTACTTCCGTTCCCGTGCGGCGGTGGTCGAAGAGCTCTGCGAGGTCGACTTCCCGCTCTGGGCCGCCGAGGTCGAAACCGCGATGTCGCTGGCCGCGACGCCCGAGGGCAAGGTCGAGGCGTACGTCCGCAGCCAGCTCGCCCTGGTGGGGGACCGGCGGCACCGGGCCGTCGTGGCGATCTCCGCGAGTGAGCTCGACGCCGGTGCGCGCGAGAAGATCCGCGCCGCGCACGGGGGGCTCGTCGCGATGATCGTGGAGGCGTTGCGGGACATGGGGCACGAGCAGCCCCGGATGGCCGCGATGCTGCTCCAGGGGATCGCGGACGCGGCCGTGCGCAGGATCGAGCTCGGTGCGGCCGAGGAGCCCGGGGTGATCACCGAGGCCGCCGTGGCGATGGCTCTGCGAGGCGTGCGCGGCTGA